The following are encoded together in the Oceanobacillus zhaokaii genome:
- the comGD gene encoding competence type IV pilus minor pilin ComGD, with translation MEKLASNKSLISNFKGFTLLEMLMVLSIMSVMLLLIVPINNNNLEKVQSTKFIEQLEYDILMIQNLSTTADDSFSIRFYNDRYSILQGMNPAFATRNYPPGFKIDRKNYDSIKFNKNGSIINPRTIDIIVGEKKYLLVFPLGKGRFYISEG, from the coding sequence ATGGAAAAGTTAGCGTCCAATAAATCACTTATAAGTAATTTTAAAGGATTCACACTACTGGAAATGCTAATGGTTCTGTCCATCATGTCTGTAATGCTTTTGCTAATTGTACCGATAAATAACAATAATCTCGAGAAAGTACAATCTACAAAATTTATTGAGCAGCTAGAATATGATATTTTAATGATTCAAAACTTGAGCACCACTGCAGATGATTCTTTTAGTATCCGTTTCTACAATGATCGTTACAGTATTTTACAAGGCATGAACCCTGCTTTTGCAACAAGAAATTATCCTCCCGGATTTAAAATCGATAGAAAGAATTATGATAGTATCAAATTTAATAAAAATGGTTCCATTATCAACCCGAGAACGATCGATATCATAGTAGGAGAAAAGAAATACCTATTAGTTTTCCCTCTTGGAAAAGGGAGGTTTTACATCAGTGAAGGCTAA
- a CDS encoding YqhG family protein, whose amino-acid sequence MAITNLNHFLQNYFIAHSCEILDNRDGILTIQLTEEMDLALMNRPFYWHYVKKMGNTGQPFQLTLITNPEKRTEKGDWIHFGSPRLQQIMNHLQENERFTKLFQTIDTSKNTPLYPWLVLNIKISYRGKQKKDDVLSIGLQLVNGKMRLDMMNYLESIPLQSMISDYCFTISPLIKLKSGYLRIESLVLNYLEDQPKDWAKESIIALNEELETLDHFYEELEENEQMEKERNEIKERYKPNITCHVINGGIFYLSE is encoded by the coding sequence ATGGCTATAACTAACTTAAATCATTTCTTGCAGAATTATTTTATTGCTCATAGTTGTGAGATTTTGGATAATAGAGATGGAATTTTAACAATCCAATTAACGGAAGAAATGGATCTCGCATTAATGAATCGCCCTTTTTATTGGCACTATGTAAAAAAAATGGGAAATACTGGCCAGCCTTTTCAGCTAACCTTAATTACAAATCCGGAGAAACGTACTGAAAAAGGAGACTGGATTCATTTTGGCAGCCCACGATTACAACAAATTATGAATCATTTACAAGAAAATGAACGTTTTACGAAATTGTTTCAAACAATTGATACGAGTAAAAATACCCCACTATATCCTTGGCTAGTATTAAACATAAAAATTAGTTATCGAGGTAAACAAAAAAAAGACGACGTCCTCTCGATCGGACTACAATTAGTAAATGGAAAAATGAGATTAGATATGATGAATTACCTTGAGTCGATTCCCTTACAGTCAATGATTTCTGATTATTGTTTTACAATCTCCCCACTGATTAAATTAAAAAGTGGTTATTTACGGATTGAATCACTTGTACTAAATTACCTTGAAGATCAACCAAAGGACTGGGCAAAGGAATCAATAATTGCATTGAACGAGGAATTGGAAACTTTAGATCATTTCTATGAAGAATTAGAAGAAAATGAGCAAATGGAGAAAGAACGGAACGAAATCAAGGAGCGATATAAACCGAATATTACATGCCATGTTATTAATGGAGGAATTTTTTATTTGAGTGAATGA
- the comGC gene encoding competence type IV pilus major pilin ComGC: MLNNNRGFTLIEMLIVLMIITVLIILIVPNLGDRSAVVNDTGCEALVALVQSQADAYSIETGTAATSIDDLTPNYITENQKECPNGNGLRVTNGKVSVQ; this comes from the coding sequence ATGCTAAATAATAACCGTGGCTTTACATTAATAGAAATGTTAATTGTACTAATGATCATCACTGTCTTAATCATTTTGATTGTGCCAAATTTAGGCGATCGAAGCGCAGTTGTAAATGATACAGGATGTGAGGCCCTTGTAGCCCTTGTTCAGTCCCAAGCAGATGCATATTCAATTGAAACTGGAACAGCAGCAACTAGTATTGATGATTTAACACCAAATTACATTACCGAAAATCAAAAGGAATGTCCTAACGGTAATGGATTGAGAGTAACAAATGGAAAAGTTAGCGTCCAATAA
- the gcvT gene encoding glycine cleavage system aminomethyltransferase GcvT — translation MSELKQTPIFSEYEKYGAKTIDFGGWDLPVQFSSIKHEHEVTRTKAGLFDVSHMGEILVKGPKSLEYLQHMTTNDVAKLSPKRIQYTFMCYPDGGTVDDFVVYMINDEEYLLVVNAANTEKDYDWLVKNNQYSDEELTIDNVSKDYAQLALQGPLSEEILQELTDTDLKEIKFFRFEENVALSSIDKPAIVSRTGYTGEDGFEIYINPSEGPKLWNLILETGKEKGLEPIGLGARDTLRFEANLALYGQELSKDISPIEAGLGFAVKINKETDFIGKSILKEQVENGVKRKLVGIEMIDKGIPRHGYTVFKNQEEIGFITSGTQSPTLEKNLGLAIIQTEFAEEGTELTIQVRKRELRAVVVKTPFYKRQK, via the coding sequence ATGAGTGAATTAAAGCAAACACCTATATTTTCTGAATACGAAAAATATGGTGCAAAAACAATTGATTTTGGTGGCTGGGATCTTCCCGTACAATTTTCAAGTATTAAACATGAACATGAAGTAACAAGAACCAAAGCTGGATTATTTGACGTATCACATATGGGTGAAATACTTGTAAAAGGACCAAAAAGCCTAGAGTATTTACAGCATATGACTACCAATGACGTGGCTAAGCTTTCGCCAAAACGCATTCAGTATACATTTATGTGCTATCCAGATGGTGGTACAGTTGACGACTTCGTTGTTTACATGATTAATGACGAAGAGTACTTATTAGTAGTGAATGCAGCCAATACAGAAAAAGACTATGATTGGCTAGTTAAGAACAATCAATATAGTGATGAAGAACTAACGATTGACAATGTATCGAAAGATTATGCGCAACTTGCTTTACAAGGCCCACTTTCTGAAGAAATATTACAGGAATTAACAGATACTGACCTTAAAGAGATAAAATTCTTTCGTTTCGAAGAGAATGTAGCTCTATCATCAATTGATAAGCCTGCAATTGTGTCGCGTACAGGCTATACAGGAGAAGATGGTTTCGAAATTTATATTAATCCTTCCGAAGGCCCTAAACTTTGGAATTTAATCTTAGAGACTGGTAAAGAAAAGGGATTAGAGCCAATTGGACTAGGTGCTAGGGATACGCTTCGTTTCGAAGCAAATTTGGCATTATATGGTCAAGAGCTTTCGAAAGATATTTCACCGATAGAAGCGGGACTCGGTTTTGCAGTAAAAATTAATAAAGAGACAGATTTTATTGGCAAATCAATATTAAAGGAACAGGTTGAAAATGGAGTAAAAAGAAAACTAGTTGGCATTGAAATGATTGATAAAGGTATTCCAAGACATGGTTACACAGTGTTTAAAAACCAGGAGGAAATAGGTTTCATAACTTCTGGTACACAATCGCCAACATTAGAGAAAAACCTTGGATTAGCAATAATACAAACAGAATTTGCTGAAGAAGGTACCGAATTAACGATTCAAGTGCGTAAAAGAGAATTGCGTGCAGTTGTTGTAAAAACACCATTTTATAAGCGTCAAAAATAG
- a CDS encoding DEAD/DEAH box helicase, with translation MDSIHVTKDSAFIDKLEEKLEKNDALSSWELFSMAYEAELTRISPSFTGLRAPEHLPHITFLDHQLKAAEQVVETMNGRAILADEVGLGKTIEAGLILKEYMIKGMVKNALILVPASLVSQWVQELNEKFYIPAVAHRKNYHWDNNIIISSIDTAKRSPHREEILEIEYDFILIDEAHKLKNHKTKNYEFVRALKKKYCLLLTATPVQNRLIEIFNLISILKPGHLGNYKSFLERYGKDRNKVKDDQYLKQLIQKVMIRNTRINTDLQETKRNIQPIWIDFTKEEQDFYEYLDSSMSSHSTFSKITFLREICSSREACYMSLKKIGDSDSKNSHIETLTSKIELLPHHVKAMKAVELIKKIGDEKIIIFTEYRATQHYLQWYLQQHGITSVPFRGGFKRGKKDWMRQLFKNHAQVLIATEAGGEGINLQFCHHLINYDLPWNPMRLEQRIGRIHRYGQNQDVVIYNFAIKNTIEEHIMTLLYEKINLFEQVIGNLDAILSELNLSNLEKEITKIYEDSTSSGEAKIKLDNLSSILKDTIDHSQSEEQHYGYN, from the coding sequence ATGGATTCTATTCATGTTACGAAAGATTCTGCATTTATTGATAAACTAGAAGAAAAATTGGAGAAAAACGATGCCCTATCTTCATGGGAATTGTTTTCAATGGCATATGAAGCAGAATTAACAAGGATATCACCTTCATTTACGGGGCTTCGTGCACCAGAACATTTACCACATATTACCTTCCTGGATCATCAATTAAAGGCAGCGGAGCAAGTTGTAGAAACTATGAATGGCAGGGCAATACTCGCTGATGAAGTTGGATTAGGGAAAACCATTGAAGCAGGATTAATATTAAAGGAATATATGATTAAAGGAATGGTGAAAAATGCATTAATTCTAGTTCCAGCCTCTTTAGTAAGTCAGTGGGTTCAAGAGCTCAATGAAAAATTCTATATTCCAGCAGTTGCACATCGAAAGAATTATCATTGGGATAACAATATTATTATCTCATCAATTGATACAGCGAAACGATCGCCACATCGAGAAGAAATACTAGAAATTGAATATGATTTCATTTTAATTGACGAAGCACATAAACTAAAAAACCACAAAACCAAGAACTACGAATTTGTTCGTGCGTTAAAGAAAAAATATTGTTTATTACTTACTGCAACACCTGTACAAAACAGATTAATTGAGATTTTCAACTTGATTTCCATTCTAAAGCCAGGACATCTTGGAAACTATAAATCATTTTTAGAGAGATATGGAAAAGACCGAAATAAAGTCAAAGATGATCAATATTTGAAGCAATTAATTCAGAAAGTGATGATTCGAAACACAAGAATCAATACGGACCTTCAAGAAACGAAGCGAAATATCCAACCGATTTGGATCGATTTTACAAAGGAAGAACAAGACTTCTATGAATATTTAGATTCCAGCATGTCATCTCATTCAACATTTTCTAAGATTACTTTTTTAAGAGAAATTTGCTCTTCGCGTGAAGCATGCTATATGTCATTGAAAAAAATTGGAGACAGTGATTCAAAAAATAGTCACATTGAAACCTTAACATCAAAAATAGAACTTTTGCCACATCATGTGAAAGCCATGAAGGCAGTAGAATTGATCAAAAAGATTGGCGATGAAAAGATCATTATCTTTACTGAATACCGTGCGACACAGCATTATCTTCAGTGGTATTTACAGCAGCATGGTATCACTTCAGTTCCTTTTCGCGGAGGATTTAAACGCGGAAAAAAAGACTGGATGCGACAATTATTTAAAAATCATGCGCAAGTATTAATCGCAACAGAAGCTGGTGGTGAAGGAATTAACCTCCAATTTTGTCATCATTTGATTAATTATGATTTGCCATGGAATCCGATGCGATTAGAGCAACGAATTGGCAGAATACATCGTTATGGTCAAAATCAAGATGTAGTAATCTATAATTTCGCAATCAAAAATACGATTGAAGAACATATTATGACGTTATTATATGAAAAAATTAATCTTTTTGAACAGGTAATCGGAAACTTGGACGCTATTTTGTCTGAATTAAACCTTTCGAATTTAGAGAAAGAAATAACTAAGATTTATGAAGACTCAACTTCTTCTGGAGAGGCAAAAATTAAATTAGATAATTTATCAAGTATTCTTAAAGATACAATCGACCACTCCCAAAGTGAGGAGCAACATTATGGCTATAACTAA
- the gcvPA gene encoding aminomethyl-transferring glycine dehydrogenase subunit GcvPA, whose translation MDFRYLPMTEADKQEMLDSIGVKSTEELFSDIPSDVRLKRDLNLKKPTSEYQLMKELTELANKNANLKDYRSFLGAGVYDHFIPSVVNHVISRSEFYTAYTPYQPEISQGELQAIFEFQTMISELTAMPVVNSSLYDGGTAVVESVYLSTTHTKRKKVLISKAVHPETRALVETAAKGKKLEIIELDLQNGLTDLNQLKEELDENTASVIIQYPNFFGQIEPLDQINKLIKEQKKTMFIVSSNPLSLGYLTPPGEHGADIVVGDTQVFGIPAQFGGPHCGYFATTEKLMRKVPGRLVGQTKDENGARGFVLTLQTREQHIKREKATSNITSNQALNALASSVAMSSIGKNGVKEMAVLNMQKARYTKQQLQAVNIPATFNGPFFNEFVVKLSKAVSTVNDQLFEKGIIGGYDLGLVYPELQNHMLIATTEIRTKEEIDAFVKELGDING comes from the coding sequence ATGGATTTTCGTTATTTGCCGATGACAGAGGCCGACAAACAGGAAATGTTAGATAGCATCGGAGTCAAATCGACTGAAGAATTATTTTCTGACATTCCAAGTGATGTTCGATTGAAAAGGGACTTAAATCTTAAGAAACCAACAAGTGAATATCAATTGATGAAAGAGCTAACAGAACTTGCAAACAAAAATGCAAATCTAAAAGATTACCGTTCATTTTTAGGCGCTGGTGTATATGATCACTTTATTCCGTCTGTTGTTAATCATGTCATTTCACGGTCAGAGTTTTATACTGCATATACACCATACCAGCCAGAAATCTCACAAGGGGAGCTGCAAGCTATTTTTGAATTCCAAACGATGATTTCTGAATTAACAGCAATGCCGGTTGTGAATTCTTCATTATATGATGGAGGAACTGCAGTTGTTGAGTCGGTCTATTTAAGTACAACACATACGAAAAGGAAAAAAGTTCTTATTTCGAAAGCAGTACATCCAGAAACCCGTGCATTAGTTGAGACTGCAGCGAAAGGGAAAAAACTAGAGATCATTGAGCTAGATCTTCAGAATGGGCTGACAGATTTAAATCAGCTGAAAGAGGAATTAGATGAAAATACTGCAAGTGTTATTATTCAGTACCCGAATTTCTTTGGTCAGATTGAACCGTTAGATCAGATTAACAAACTCATTAAAGAACAGAAGAAAACAATGTTTATTGTTTCAAGCAATCCACTTTCCTTAGGATATTTAACGCCACCAGGGGAGCATGGGGCAGATATCGTTGTCGGTGATACCCAAGTATTTGGAATACCAGCACAATTTGGCGGTCCGCACTGTGGTTACTTTGCAACTACAGAGAAGTTAATGCGGAAAGTTCCAGGACGATTGGTTGGTCAAACGAAGGATGAAAACGGTGCTCGCGGTTTTGTACTTACACTACAAACAAGAGAACAGCATATTAAACGTGAAAAAGCAACTTCTAATATTACTTCAAACCAGGCGTTAAATGCATTGGCCAGCTCTGTTGCGATGAGTTCAATTGGTAAGAATGGGGTAAAAGAAATGGCTGTTCTTAATATGCAAAAGGCGAGGTACACGAAACAGCAATTACAAGCAGTAAATATCCCAGCAACTTTTAACGGCCCGTTTTTCAATGAATTTGTTGTTAAACTATCTAAAGCTGTTTCAACTGTAAATGATCAATTATTTGAAAAGGGCATCATTGGAGGTTATGATTTAGGGCTTGTATATCCAGAACTCCAGAACCATATGCTAATCGCTACAACAGAAATCCGTACAAAAGAAGAAATAGATGCTTTTGTTAAAGAATTGGGGGATATCAATGGCTAA
- a CDS encoding type II secretion system F family protein, protein MDLSLRIPFKNHKKKLPKEIQLRFLKRLHRLLESGYPLLEAMETLKWDKSLLPIATQIINSLKNSLTIDQAFEKAMFHQSITNYLYFVQANGDLQGSILKCMEMFQQRVNYTKKFQKMARYPLILFIIFSLLLLFIKQSVLPSFMEMFQSNSSASSIIVISIFLIDFFMTGLIVTGIVGITAIPSWHIMKHRIPIEQQIKIYQSIPIYRSFIKAQTSYFFAVHFSSLLKTGMPFKEILQHMATQQKIPIITYYAILIRDELSRGLHITYLLSQFTLFEEQLVSIFQKNADINALEKDLSVYGDLLMEDIEDKLMKTITFLQPVFFILLALFIVFIYITLMWPMFELINTI, encoded by the coding sequence ATGGATTTATCTCTGAGGATACCTTTCAAAAACCATAAGAAAAAACTTCCTAAGGAAATTCAGCTTCGCTTCCTCAAACGATTGCATCGCTTATTAGAAAGTGGCTATCCATTATTAGAAGCGATGGAAACACTGAAGTGGGATAAAAGTTTGCTTCCAATAGCAACGCAAATAATCAATTCCTTGAAAAACAGCTTGACAATCGATCAAGCGTTTGAAAAAGCAATGTTTCATCAGAGTATTACCAACTACTTATATTTTGTACAGGCGAATGGTGATTTACAAGGAAGCATATTGAAATGTATGGAAATGTTTCAACAGCGGGTCAATTATACGAAGAAATTTCAAAAAATGGCAAGATATCCTTTAATATTATTTATTATCTTTTCATTGCTGCTCCTTTTTATCAAACAGTCCGTCCTCCCTTCCTTTATGGAGATGTTTCAATCAAATTCCAGCGCATCTTCCATCATTGTTATTTCAATCTTTCTTATTGATTTTTTCATGACAGGATTGATTGTAACAGGTATAGTTGGAATCACTGCAATCCCATCATGGCACATAATGAAACACCGAATTCCCATTGAACAGCAAATTAAAATTTATCAATCGATCCCAATTTACCGAAGCTTCATCAAAGCCCAAACCTCCTATTTTTTTGCAGTTCACTTTAGTTCTCTACTAAAAACTGGTATGCCCTTCAAAGAAATCCTGCAGCATATGGCCACTCAGCAAAAAATACCGATCATTACCTATTACGCTATTTTAATTAGAGATGAATTATCAAGAGGGTTACATATTACGTATCTCCTCTCACAATTCACATTATTCGAGGAACAGCTAGTCTCTATATTTCAAAAGAATGCAGATATTAATGCTTTAGAAAAGGATTTATCGGTTTATGGTGATCTGCTAATGGAAGATATTGAAGATAAATTAATGAAAACAATCACATTTTTACAACCAGTTTTCTTTATTTTACTAGCACTTTTTATCGTCTTCATCTATATAACACTGATGTGGCCGATGTTTGAATTAATAAATACAATATAA
- a CDS encoding YqzE family protein, giving the protein MKSNDYVKFMTQQLVTYMELPSEERKKRKLEQKNPSIYANRWLGVLPFALRVMRKKAE; this is encoded by the coding sequence GTGAAAAGTAATGATTATGTAAAGTTTATGACACAACAATTAGTAACCTATATGGAATTACCCTCAGAGGAAAGAAAAAAACGTAAATTAGAACAAAAGAATCCATCCATCTACGCAAATCGCTGGTTAGGTGTTTTGCCATTTGCATTGAGGGTTATGAGAAAAAAAGCGGAATAG
- a CDS encoding rhodanese-like domain-containing protein, which translates to MAFLIILVVVLLAIGLFRYYRQRTFLKVLTEEQFVEGYRKAQLIDVREPQEFDGGHILGARNIPVTQMRQRLVELRKDKPVYLYCQGSTRSARAAHLLHKKGFQEIYQLKGGFKKWTGKIKRK; encoded by the coding sequence ATGGCATTTTTAATTATTTTAGTAGTTGTACTCCTTGCGATTGGTCTTTTTAGATATTACAGACAACGCACATTCTTAAAAGTATTAACGGAGGAACAATTCGTTGAAGGATATCGTAAGGCACAGCTTATTGACGTTAGAGAGCCTCAAGAATTTGACGGCGGTCATATTCTTGGTGCTAGAAATATCCCTGTGACACAAATGCGTCAACGTCTAGTTGAATTGCGTAAAGATAAACCTGTATATCTCTATTGCCAAGGCAGCACAAGATCGGCGCGAGCTGCACATTTATTACACAAAAAAGGCTTTCAAGAAATCTACCAGTTAAAAGGTGGTTTCAAGAAATGGACCGGAAAAATTAAACGAAAGTAG
- the comGA gene encoding competence type IV pilus ATPase ComGA, whose amino-acid sequence MNPASTLSKRLLQAAIEHHATDLHFYPFPKKTDIYFRIHGKRTLYKQINTEQYQLLLTFYKFTSGMDIGESRKPQNGKIAHYEKSNLYSLRLSTLPVNHMESLAVRILPQTENVALENLFLFPTQFKKLKKWISKRAGLILLTGPTGSGKTTTMYALLQDILQEESYQTITLEDPIEKEMDDILQVQVNEKAGITYQTGLKAALRHDPDILMIGEIRDKYTAQFAFEAALTGHLVLSTLHAKDAFGTIHRLQEMGIEQIYLEQTLIAIASIQLLPIITKPHVKRAAVLELLDELLLKDALKGVDIRKSSSFQSFDHLRKKAFAYGFISEDTFQKP is encoded by the coding sequence TTGAATCCCGCCTCAACACTATCCAAGCGACTACTTCAAGCTGCGATTGAACATCATGCAACAGACCTTCACTTCTATCCATTTCCTAAAAAAACCGATATTTACTTCCGCATTCATGGAAAACGAACACTTTACAAGCAAATTAATACAGAGCAATACCAACTTTTATTAACATTTTATAAATTTACTTCCGGAATGGATATTGGTGAAAGCCGCAAACCACAAAACGGAAAGATAGCGCATTATGAAAAGTCCAACCTTTATTCCTTACGATTATCTACCCTACCTGTCAACCACATGGAAAGCCTTGCTGTACGAATCCTCCCCCAAACAGAAAATGTAGCACTGGAAAATTTATTTCTATTCCCTACGCAATTTAAAAAGCTAAAAAAATGGATTTCTAAACGTGCAGGCTTAATCTTACTAACTGGGCCAACAGGAAGTGGAAAAACGACAACAATGTATGCTTTATTACAGGATATTCTTCAAGAGGAATCATATCAAACAATCACTTTAGAAGATCCAATTGAAAAAGAAATGGATGATATTTTGCAAGTACAAGTTAATGAAAAGGCTGGAATTACGTATCAAACTGGATTGAAAGCAGCGCTTAGACATGACCCAGACATTCTAATGATTGGGGAAATACGCGATAAGTATACGGCACAATTTGCGTTTGAAGCCGCACTCACAGGGCATCTTGTATTGAGTACATTGCATGCTAAAGATGCTTTTGGAACCATTCATCGTTTACAAGAAATGGGAATCGAACAAATTTACTTAGAGCAAACACTTATTGCAATAGCATCAATCCAGTTATTACCAATAATTACTAAACCCCATGTAAAGCGGGCTGCAGTACTCGAACTACTAGACGAACTACTGCTAAAAGATGCACTGAAGGGAGTTGATATAAGGAAATCCAGTTCGTTTCAATCATTTGATCATTTAAGAAAGAAGGCTTTTGCGTATGGATTTATCTCTGAGGATACCTTTCAAAAACCATAA
- the gcvPB gene encoding aminomethyl-transferring glycine dehydrogenase subunit GcvPB, giving the protein MANQDFPFIFERSKEGRTSYNLPELDVPEVNLEEELDDSYIRKTAPNLPEVSELEIMRHYTGLSNRNYGVDSGFYPLGSCTMKYNPKINEDVARLPGFSHVHPYQDTKTVQGTMEVLYDLQVSLQEITGMHEVSLQPAAGAQGEWAALMMIKAFHEANGDYHRTKVIVPDSAHGTNPASAAVAGFKAVTVQTNESGLVDIEDLKRVVGDDTAALMLTNPNTLGLFETEILEMAEIIHGVGGKLYYDGANLNAIMGYTRPGDMGFDAVHLNLHKTFTGPHGGGGPGSGPIGVSEELAPFLPKPVISKNNGLYEFDYNRPQSIGRVKLYYGNFGIYLRAYTYIRTMGAEGLKKVSEYAVLNANYMMRKLEKEYDLPYKQHCKHEFVLSGKIQKKLGVRTLDIAKRLLDFNYHPPTVYFPLNVEEAIMIEPTETESKETLDGFIDAMLAIAEEAKTNPEKVQQAPYNTIVKRMDEATAARKPVLTYKEN; this is encoded by the coding sequence ATGGCTAATCAAGACTTTCCATTCATTTTTGAAAGAAGTAAAGAAGGCAGAACGAGCTATAATTTACCCGAATTAGATGTTCCGGAAGTTAATTTGGAAGAAGAACTTGACGATTCCTATATTCGTAAAACAGCACCTAATTTACCAGAAGTAAGTGAATTAGAAATCATGCGTCATTATACAGGGTTATCCAATCGAAATTATGGGGTAGATTCAGGATTTTATCCACTAGGGTCTTGTACAATGAAGTATAACCCAAAAATAAATGAAGATGTAGCGAGACTTCCCGGATTTAGTCATGTTCACCCGTATCAAGATACGAAAACAGTACAAGGTACGATGGAAGTGTTATATGATTTACAAGTTTCATTGCAAGAAATTACTGGAATGCATGAAGTTTCATTACAGCCTGCAGCAGGAGCGCAAGGGGAATGGGCAGCTTTAATGATGATCAAAGCATTCCATGAAGCTAATGGCGATTATCACCGTACAAAGGTAATTGTTCCTGATTCAGCCCATGGTACAAATCCTGCATCCGCAGCTGTAGCTGGTTTTAAAGCTGTTACAGTGCAAACGAATGAATCGGGCTTAGTAGATATTGAGGATCTGAAACGTGTTGTTGGCGATGATACTGCAGCATTGATGTTAACAAATCCGAATACATTAGGTTTATTTGAGACAGAAATTTTAGAAATGGCGGAGATTATTCATGGTGTGGGCGGAAAGTTATATTATGATGGAGCCAACCTCAATGCGATTATGGGATATACACGTCCTGGAGATATGGGATTTGACGCTGTGCATTTAAACCTTCATAAAACCTTTACTGGCCCACATGGTGGTGGTGGCCCAGGTTCTGGTCCTATTGGTGTATCAGAAGAATTAGCGCCATTTTTACCAAAGCCAGTAATTAGTAAAAACAATGGTTTATATGAATTTGACTATAATCGACCACAGTCAATTGGCAGAGTAAAACTATACTATGGTAACTTTGGAATTTATTTACGTGCATATACGTATATTCGCACAATGGGAGCAGAAGGGCTTAAGAAAGTAAGTGAGTATGCAGTTCTAAATGCTAACTATATGATGCGAAAACTAGAAAAGGAATATGATTTACCATATAAGCAGCATTGTAAACATGAATTCGTTTTATCTGGAAAGATACAGAAGAAATTAGGAGTACGTACGTTGGATATTGCTAAACGATTATTAGACTTTAACTATCATCCACCAACTGTTTACTTCCCATTGAATGTTGAAGAAGCGATTATGATTGAACCAACTGAAACGGAATCAAAAGAAACTTTGGATGGATTTATTGATGCAATGCTTGCTATTGCAGAAGAAGCGAAGACTAATCCTGAAAAGGTACAGCAAGCGCCATATAATACGATTGTCAAACGTATGGATGAAGCAACTGCAGCAAGAAAACCAGTTTTAACATATAAGGAAAACTAA
- a CDS encoding prepilin-type N-terminal cleavage/methylation domain-containing protein — protein MKANGFTLFEVIIASAILFSVITTVVPIVSTLEKEQQILSDRRMMTHTLHDEMQPFIWGSPLRLPIEHIKEVNQKQAVFRFTTENEYIEGCVSWKNVRERRENICLFGIYKT, from the coding sequence GTGAAGGCTAATGGTTTCACATTGTTCGAAGTTATCATTGCTTCAGCAATTCTCTTCTCCGTAATTACTACTGTTGTTCCAATAGTTTCAACGTTAGAGAAAGAACAACAAATACTAAGTGACCGAAGAATGATGACTCACACCTTGCATGATGAAATGCAGCCATTCATATGGGGAAGTCCATTGCGATTGCCAATAGAGCATATAAAAGAAGTCAATCAGAAACAAGCAGTATTTCGCTTTACAACAGAGAATGAATATATTGAGGGGTGTGTAAGTTGGAAAAATGTTAGAGAACGAAGAGAAAACATTTGTTTATTTGGAATATATAAAACATGA